The sequence AGATTTAtacgttgttgttttttttaaacagtttATAAGCGGAAAGATGTTCTTTATATTTAAATAAGTCATTCTTCCTCTTACATGTGAGAGTTGGATCTGTTGAGAACCAccgtgtgtcacgttcctgacctgtttttcctttttcttgtatttatttagttggtcagggcgtgagttggggtgggctgtctatgtgtgattttctatgttggggttttgtgttcggcctggtatgattctcaatcagaggcagctgtcaatcgagtcgctctggataagagcgtctgctaaatgacttaaatgtaaatgtaatgtaatgttgtccctgattgagaatcatactaaggcagccggggtttcacgtgtgtgtttgtgggtgtttgtatctcgtgtcagtgttcgtgccacacgggactgttttcggttgttTTGTATCGTATTGTTTTcgttttcattaaataatgaccactttccactctgcgtcttggtccgatccatgctcctcctcgtctaggaggagaacgacttcgaCAACCGTTACACCGTGTCAATGAATTAGTGGCCAAACTCCCAAGAAGCTTGAGGCACGGCATTTCCTGTGTGAAACTTCCAAATCGCTGCAGAAAGATTTACTTATCGTAATCCCTTCTTATATTGGAATGAAACATTGCTCGCTGGTCCACGACTTTTTTTCCAATTGGACACGGTTATGGTATGAGATGCAAAAGAAAAGTTGTATGTTTGATGTAAAGTACACGAGGGCAAACTAAAATACAGTTGGTAATGACTATTATCAAATGTAGATGTATGCAGATATGAGCCAGCCACTTAAGACACAACTAAGTCGGTCTATATGAACCCCAGCAGTTCACAAtaagtagacagagagaggagaggtattgTAAAGTGAATTGTAGGAATAATTATATACAACTATATCTATTAAATAGTATGTTTGAGTACGGTGAACATCCAGGAACCGTCCAGTAAATAGAAACCAAATGATGTACATTACCCCTTATAATAGATAGTAAAGTAGAAAAAAACCTCCCTTACTATACGAGGGCTTCAATTGAGCTTTGATAATAATAAAaacagaacaaaaacacacaattaCTCATACAATAAAATGATGAATGTTGTTTTATGCAAATTGTAAATACGATTAACATACCCAATAGCGCCGgagaaaaataatacattttacttTTAAGTTTTGTCAAAACACATGGCAACAACCAAGGAGAAGCACGTGCAAATATGCAAATCACACATCGCAAACCACAGATGGTTAAGCCTCCAGCAAGGAGCTTGAAAGCACGGGAAGTACAATTACAAAATAGGAAGTAACAGGAAGTGCTCTTACCTTCCTCTCTGACCACCAGGTTGATCACCAGGGTTTTGGTAACCGAGTGCGAGTAGGAGTCAAACTCAAACTGTCGGAACACCTTACAATTGTAGGTGCCCGTGTCGTTCATTGTGACGTTGAGGATACTGATGGAGAGTTCCTGCAGGTCTTTACTTCCATTCCACACCAGGCGACCACGCCAAGGCCCCTCCAGCTCCCTGGGGTGCCCATCAAACAGGTAGATCTGAGGGCGACATAGCaggcatgcaggcacacacacacacacacacagtaatcgtTGATAGCTAACTTTGCCTCACAGTTCAAAGTACTTGTAGACCATACAGCCTGACCAGGAAAAACCTCCATGCCCTAGTTATGGGCAATCATTCccggtcaggtcacatggtcaggaaaaatGGCTGGTCCTATCATCAGGTGAAATAATTGTCATGAAATTGAAGAAGTTGGTGTTTGTGCGAATGGATGTTAGATGGAGGAGACCTACAGGGACGGGTTCTTCGTCAGGTGGGATGTAGTACCAGTCAACGCGTGTCTCCGCGCTGACCTCCTCTCTCTTCATACAGGAGATGCAGGTCAGTTTCATTGGGTTCCCAACGACTGCCTCTGTTTCCGAAGGCACGTCCACACATACTGGCCTGCTCACCTGCACTGGAGATCGTAACAAACAGAGCGGCATCACACCAGCACCACACTGTAGCATGTACAGTACACATCACCCAGAGATACATAATcgcgtgtgtgtttttgtgtgagaGAGGCAGGTTAGTGTTTTTTGTCATGAATATTGTTCTGGGGGCatctctgcagagtggtcactagttggcacagccacaaagtcatacaatcagattttaaacccaaccctaaccttaaccctgaccttaacaaCACTGCTAAACTTaatgcttaaccctaaccttaaagtaACACcgaaaagcaaaaacatttttaatgaatttttacaatataccttttgactttgcagctggcctaagGGGAAATCATTCAGTTCTACCTCCAAGACAAGACTCATGACATTAAACGTCAACCTACGTGTGAGAGCTGGCGGGAATAAAAGACAACAGAAACACAAACGGATTATTCTATTTAATCACACCCTCTGCCCATCCCCCCATGGTCTGTTGGTCTGAGAGTGGTGTTCTATCTGATAACCCTGTGAACTCATTTTCTGCCAGCCTTGGATGAGCTCCCTGTTGTGCCAGTCAGACTGGCATAATGCAGTACCATAAACACCACTGCTCTCAAATCACAACTCACTCACCACATAATGCACCCTCACACCCTGGaccaaaacaaatgtcacactaGACTGACAACTGTGGACACATGCAGCGAGCGTTACATCATCCACCCCACTACACAAGGGCTGAATCCCAAACAGCACCATAtttcatatatagtgcactacttttggaccGGAgaccgggtcaaaagtagtgcactatatagggaatagggtgccatttgggacacaggtaaACCCAGTCAAACCCAGCCAGGCTGCTATATTGATTGAGGGATGAAATTATGTGGTTTTCTGCATGGAGTCTTTGTGTGACTGACTGATGAAACACAGGGTTAGTATTATGTAACCCAGAGCCCCAGGCTGTCTGTCAACATCGGTCACAACTCCAGCTCATTCTGAAGGGTCATACATGCAGGCACATGGAAACCGGGACAGTCACAGTAGTGAAAGTGACACAGAAAAGTACTGGGAAAGAGGACCAAGTAGAAACCTACTCTAAATGATACAAAAAGTGTCAGTAGCCTAATGTTATGTATGAATTCATTTATTTCTTATTTCTGAAGGGCAGCACAGACAGACCTCATCTGAGGCTTTAACTCACTGAGAAGTGAGAAGAGGATCTACTGTATGATCTCTATTTAAGTCCCTCTATTAGtttgttcatgtttttaaatgcTGGAATAATacaccactgtatatatacaaaagtggAACCCTTAGTGGAtcagccatacccgttgctgacaggtgtataaaatcgagcacaccgccatgcaatctccatagccaaACATTGGCACTAGAATGGCCTTGTTtacatagaatgccacctttccaacaagtcagttcgtcatatttctgccctgctagagctgccccgggcaactgtaagtgccgttaatgtgaaatggaaacatctaggagcaacagcggctcagccgcaaagcGGTAgacaacacaagctcacagaacgggaccgcagagtgctgaagcacgtaaaacttgtctttcctcggttgcaacactcactacttagtttcaaactgcctctgaaagcaacgtcagcacaagaactgttcatcggaagcttcatgaaatagcAGATGCCAGGTttagcagatgccaggagaacactacctgccccaatgcatagtgccaactgtaaagtttggtggatgaggaataacggtctggggctgtttttcatggtttgggctaggcatCTTAGTGCCACCGAAGGAAAATCTTAAACCTACAGCatactttgtggtaacagtttgggtattaccctttcctgtttcagcatgacaatgctcccgtcCACAAAgggaagtccatacagaaatattttgtagagattggtgtggaaaaacttgactggcctgcacagagacttgacctcaacctcatcaaacacctatggaatgaattggaacgccgactgcgagccaggcctaatcgcccaacatcagtgcccaacttcactaatgctcttgtggctgaatggaagcaagtccccgcagaaatgttccaacatagtggaaagccttcccagaagagtggaggctattattgcagcaaaagggggaccaactccatattaatgcccataattttggaatgagatgttcgacaagcaggtgtccacatactttggtcatGTAATGCATTTAGAATATGTTATATAAAAATGTTGCCAAATTGCATTTTATTTTACTTTAGAGAGTGATTACCAAAATCATGTCCTGTCTGTAGGCTTCTACATGTGACAATAATATGTTTACACCTTCATTTTACTTTATACAAAAGACAAGTGAATGTTACTATAGGCTTTGTATATCACTTGACCCTGTCAAATCATGCCACGCTAGCCTTTGTCAGACCTCTCAAAGTGGTcagttgaacccccccccccccccccccccaaaaaaaagtcaCGGAAATGATGACGGAAAATAAATGCTTAGATTGTGCCAAATTGTGCCAAATTGTGCCAATTTATGTCAATAACCGTCGCATCGCAAGTATAAGATAAGTGTGATTTTCAATCATTAGAAACAAATACATAATGTATGTGCAAACACTTACCTActaaaaccaaaagtaaaagagaATGCAATATAACCCTGATTCGAGTTCTCATATTCGGTGTTCTCTGGGATAGCTGTCTTGGGCACTCTCTCCCTGTTCACAATCAAAGAAAGAAAACACACTTTAAACTTCGAATAATCTCATATTTCATCTACAGTATTTCTATGGCGTGGTGGCAGATTGCCCTAGTTTGATTAGGCTATTTGAGGAGCGTCATTTCAGGACAATGGACAGCGCACCGAGGAGATCAGTCGTCGATAATTATAACATATTCTCTGTAGAGATTTCACAAAGTGTGAGAAAAATATCGCTTTATGCTATATGCTGGTCTATCAATTTTCCGTAAAGTTTTAATGTCGAACAGCTTCCACAAAAGGCAACGGTTGGTTATTTGCCAGTGTCTGAAGACAACATGAATTAAATAGTATAATTGACTGGCATGTTGCCTAAGATTCATCATTTATCTTATTGTAAACTACTCCCACATTTTCCAGTAGTAGTAACTTTGTGGTGAGAAAATAAAATAACTCACACACTCAGTCATTCACTCGATATTCCTCGCAGTTCCGGCATGAATTAAAACCCAGAAGAGACCTGTAGATTCTATACTCCGGTTAGGCCACTTTCTAGATCTGGGTGAGCGTCTAGAAATCCTCAAACATATAATGACAATAGATTGTAAAAAGTTGAATTTGAAAAGCGAATAATAAATTGGTTTGATGAAAAAAAGGCTACTCCTTTGTCAGAATCTTCATAAAAGGAGGAGCAAACGGAAAATGACGTTTCTTCTTCCGCTGTCCACTGCCTTTGTTTTTCACAATAAGCGACCACTTAGCGCTCCGATAATATTGTCCTTGATGCGCATGCGTAAAAGTCCCCATTTACAGTAGGCTCTTCTTGTTCACACGCACATAGACAACAACAAGTAGAGTCGACCATTAAACTATGAGAATGGTTTACCAAGAAAAACTTCCAAAAGGTCTAATTCCGAAAGGACTAGTGCTCCAATTCCTTTTTACCGCAAATTAGTCCTTTTGGAAGTTTTTCATGGTAAGCCATTCTCGTGATTTTATGTTATGGTTGTTGAGCACCCCTCCTTTTCCTTTGTTTGCTGAAGTGCAAAGGCCTGCCTGAACTCCTACCATTAAACTATTTGCTTTCCTATTTTTAACCATTTGACCTTTCACTCTAAATAAATAACACCTTTCAAGATGGCTATTTCCATGAAACATTAGCACCCTTAAATTGTGCACTCTAATCAATTATACTTGCAGGCTATTACAATTATCttcaaatgtatatacagtaacagtcaaggtttggacacctactcattgaagggtttttctttattttgagtttgttctacattgtagaataaaactatgaaataacacatatgaaatcatttagtaaccaaatgtgttaaacaaataaaaatatgctttaagttttagattcttcaaagtagccaccctttgccttgatgacagctttgcacatttttggcattctctcaaccagcttccaacattcttgaaggagttcccacatatgctgagcacttgttgcctgATTTTTCTTCACTATGTGgttcaaaccatctcaattgggttgaggttgggtgattgtggaggccaagtcatctaataccaccctgcataccactgctggcttgcttctgaagctaagcagggttggtcctggtcagtccctggatgggagaccagatgctgctggaagtggtgttggagggccagtaggaggcactctttcctctggtctaaaaaaaaatatcccaatgccccagggcagtgattggggacactgccctgtgtagggtgccgtctttcggatgggacgttaaacgggtgtcctgactctgaggtcattaaagatcccatggcacttatcgtaagagtaggggtgttaaccccggtgtcctggctaaattcccaatctggccctcaaaccatcatggtcacctaataatccccagtttacaattggctcattcatccccctcctctcccctgtaactattccccaggtcgttgctgcaaatgagaatgtgttctcagtcaacttacctggtaaaataacggtaaaataaaaataaaaataataatgcagcactccatcactctccttggtcaaatagcccttatacagcctggaggtatatttttggtcattgtcctgctgaataacagatgatagtcccactaagcgcaaaccagatgggatggcgtatcgctgcagaaagctgtggtagccatgatggttaagtgCGCCttcaattataaataaatcactgacagtgtcaccagcatagcacccccacacctcctcctccatgcttcacggtgggaaccacacatgcggagatcatccgttcacctactctgtgtctcacaaagacatggcagttggaaccaaacatctcaaattttgactcataaaaccaaggacagatttccaccggtctaatgtccattgctcgtgtttcttggcccaagcaagtctcttctttttattggtgtcctttagtagtggtttctttgcagcaattcgaccatgaaggcctgattcacacagtctcttctgaacagttcatgttgaaatgtgtctgttacttgaactctgtgaagcatgtatttgggctgcaatctgaggctggtaactctaatgaacttatcctctgcagcagaggtaactctggttcttcctttcctgtggcggtcctcatgagagccagtttcatcatagcgcttgatggtttttgtgactgcacgtgaagaaactttcaaagttctttccgcattgactgaacttaatgtcttaaagtaatgatggactttcgtttctctttgcttatttgagctgttcttgccata comes from Salvelinus alpinus chromosome 21, SLU_Salpinus.1, whole genome shotgun sequence and encodes:
- the scn3b gene encoding sodium channel regulatory subunit beta-3 isoform X1 is translated as MRTRIRVILHSLLLLVLVVQVSRPVCVDVPSETEAVVGNPMKLTCISCMKREEVSAETRVDWYYIPPDEEPVPIYLFDGHPRELEGPWRGRLVWNGSKDLQELSISILNVTMNDTGTYNCKVFRQFEFDSYSHSVTKTLVINLVVREEASDDTTALYSEIMMYVLLVFLTCWLLVEMVYCYRKISKSDEQAQDTATNYLAIPSENKDNLSVPVTE
- the scn3b gene encoding sodium channel regulatory subunit beta-3 isoform X2, which encodes MRTRIRVILHSLLLLVLVVQVSRPVCVDVPSETEAVVGNPMKLTCISCMKREEVSAETRVDWYYIPPDEEPVPIYLFDGHPRELEGPWRGRLVWNGSKDLQELSISILNVTMNDTGTYNCKVFRQFEFDSYSHSVTKTLVINLVVREEASDDTTALYSEIMMYVLLVFLTCWLLVEMVYCYRKISKSDEQAQDTAY